One Pseudomonas brassicacearum genomic region harbors:
- a CDS encoding DUF1127 domain-containing protein, translating into MNGLSDVRLTLHSQELAAGREKALRDAMVRNAPSCLGRWGLFWHRLHTRKALLELTPEQLRDIGLSPELAREEGLKPFWRL; encoded by the coding sequence ATGAACGGCTTGAGCGATGTGCGGCTGACGTTACACAGTCAGGAACTGGCGGCAGGGCGGGAGAAGGCGCTGCGCGATGCGATGGTGCGCAACGCGCCATCCTGCCTGGGTCGCTGGGGTCTGTTCTGGCACCGCCTGCATACACGCAAAGCCTTGCTGGAGCTGACACCCGAACAGTTACGTGACATCGGGCTGAGCCCGGAGCTGGCGCGGGAGGAGGGGCTCAAGCCGTTCTGGCGGCTGTGA
- a CDS encoding NAD(P)/FAD-dependent oxidoreductase — protein sequence MNARVQQPVPNHAHAASYYAASSLPQPDHPALQGDLVADVCVVGGGFSGLNTAIELAERGMSVVLLEAHKIGWGASGRNGGQLIRGVGHGLDQFTPVIGVDGVRQMKLMGLEAVEIVRQRVERFQIPCDLTWGYCDLANKPGDLEGFAQEAEELRSLGYRHQTRLLQAHEMHSVVGSDRYVGGLVDMGSGHLHPLNLALGEAAAAQQLGVRLFEQSAVTRIDHGPEVKVHTQQGSVRAKTLVLGCNAYLNGLNAQLSGKVLPAGSYIIATEPLSQAQAQALLPQNMAVCDQRVALDYYRLSADRRLLFGGACHYSGRDPQDIGAYMRPKMLKVFPQLADVKIDYQWGGMIGIGANRLPQIGRLKDQPNVYYAQAYSGHGVNATHLAGKLLAEAISGQQSGGFDLFDRVPHMTFPGGRHLRSPLLALGMLWHRFKELV from the coding sequence ATGAACGCCCGTGTTCAGCAACCTGTCCCGAACCACGCGCACGCCGCCTCTTATTACGCTGCCAGCAGCCTGCCGCAACCGGACCATCCGGCGCTGCAAGGTGATCTGGTAGCGGATGTCTGCGTGGTCGGCGGCGGGTTTTCCGGGCTGAACACGGCGATTGAACTGGCCGAGCGCGGCATGAGCGTGGTGCTGCTCGAAGCGCACAAGATCGGCTGGGGCGCCAGCGGGCGTAACGGCGGCCAGTTGATTCGCGGCGTCGGCCATGGCCTCGATCAGTTCACCCCGGTCATCGGTGTCGACGGCGTACGCCAGATGAAACTCATGGGGCTGGAAGCCGTGGAAATCGTCCGACAACGCGTCGAGCGCTTTCAGATCCCCTGCGACCTCACCTGGGGTTACTGCGACCTCGCCAACAAGCCCGGCGACCTGGAAGGCTTCGCGCAAGAGGCCGAAGAGCTGCGCAGCCTGGGTTATCGCCATCAGACCCGGCTGCTGCAAGCCCATGAAATGCACAGCGTCGTGGGTTCGGATCGCTACGTTGGCGGCCTGGTCGACATGGGTTCGGGCCATCTGCATCCACTGAACCTGGCCCTGGGGGAAGCCGCCGCCGCGCAGCAACTGGGCGTCAGGCTGTTCGAGCAATCGGCGGTCACACGCATCGATCACGGCCCCGAAGTGAAAGTGCATACCCAACAGGGTTCCGTCCGCGCCAAGACCCTGGTGCTGGGCTGCAACGCCTACCTCAATGGGCTCAATGCGCAACTCAGCGGCAAAGTGCTACCCGCCGGCAGCTACATCATCGCCACCGAACCCTTGAGCCAGGCCCAGGCACAGGCCTTGTTGCCGCAAAACATGGCCGTCTGTGATCAACGGGTGGCGCTGGACTATTACCGGCTTTCGGCGGATCGACGCTTGCTGTTCGGCGGGGCCTGTCACTATTCGGGCCGCGACCCGCAGGACATCGGCGCCTACATGCGTCCGAAGATGCTCAAGGTTTTCCCTCAACTGGCGGATGTGAAGATCGATTATCAATGGGGCGGGATGATCGGCATCGGTGCCAACCGCTTGCCGCAGATTGGTCGGCTCAAAGACCAACCCAATGTGTATTACGCCCAGGCCTACTCCGGCCATGGCGTGAATGCCACGCATTTGGCGGGCAAGCTGTTGGCCGAGGCCATCAGCGGACAGCAAAGCGGTGGGTTCGATCTGTTCGATCGGGTGCCACACATGACCTTCCCTGGCGGCAGGCATCTGCGTTCGCCGCTGTTGGCGCTGGGGATGTTGTGGCATAGGTTCAAAGAGTTGGTTTAA
- a CDS encoding RidA family protein, which translates to MSIQRQLTNDRMSQVVVHNGTVYLAGQVGDDMSAGIEQQTRESLANIERLLDLAGTDKHRLLSVTIYLKDIEAHFEGMNSVWDQWLPKGVAPARATVEAKLCEPEILVELSVVAALP; encoded by the coding sequence ATGTCAATCCAGCGCCAGCTCACCAATGACCGCATGAGCCAGGTTGTCGTGCACAACGGCACCGTTTACCTGGCGGGGCAGGTCGGCGACGACATGAGCGCCGGTATCGAGCAGCAGACCCGCGAAAGCCTGGCCAATATCGAGCGTTTGCTGGACCTGGCTGGGACTGACAAGCACCGTCTGCTGTCGGTGACGATTTACCTGAAGGACATCGAGGCCCATTTCGAAGGCATGAATTCGGTCTGGGACCAATGGCTGCCCAAAGGCGTTGCCCCGGCCCGTGCCACAGTGGAAGCCAAGCTATGCGAACCGGAGATTCTGGTAGAGCTGTCCGTTGTGGCCGCGCTGCCTTAA
- a CDS encoding PLP-dependent aminotransferase family protein, with amino-acid sequence MTLYVNLAELLGTRIEQGFYRPGDRLPSVRALSTEHGVSLSTVQQAYRVLEDSGLAMPKPKSGYFVPASRELPDLPAVGRPAQRPVDISQWDQVLELIRAVPRADVVQLGRGMPDIHSPTMKPLLRSLAQISRRQDMPGLYYDNIYGNLALREQIARLSLDSGCQLDPGDLIVTTGCHEALSVSIRATCEQGDIVAVDSPSFHGAMQTLKGLGMKALEIPTDPLTGISLDALELALEQWPIKAIQLTPSCNNPLGYIMPEANKRALLTLAQRFDVAIIEDDVYGELAYTYPRPRTIKSFDEDGRVLLCSSFSKTLAPGLRIGWVAPGRYLERVLHMKYISTGSTAPQPQIAIAEFLKGGHFEPHLRRMRTQYQRNRDVMIDWVSRYFPPGTRASRPRGSFMLWVELPDGFDTLKLNRVLLDQGVQVAVGSIFSASGKYRNCLRMNYAAKPTAQIEEAVRKVGAAAIALLNETRCDTV; translated from the coding sequence ATGACCCTGTACGTGAACCTTGCCGAATTGCTCGGTACCCGCATCGAACAGGGCTTCTACCGCCCCGGCGACCGGCTGCCATCTGTGCGCGCCTTGAGCACGGAACATGGGGTCAGCCTGAGTACGGTGCAGCAGGCCTATCGCGTACTGGAGGACAGCGGGCTGGCGATGCCGAAACCCAAATCCGGCTATTTCGTGCCGGCCAGCCGCGAACTGCCAGACCTGCCAGCGGTAGGCCGGCCGGCCCAGCGGCCGGTGGATATTTCCCAATGGGATCAAGTGCTGGAACTGATACGCGCCGTGCCGCGTGCGGATGTAGTGCAACTGGGGCGCGGCATGCCGGACATTCATTCGCCAACCATGAAACCGCTGCTGCGCAGCCTGGCGCAGATCAGCCGCCGGCAAGACATGCCCGGCCTGTATTACGACAACATCTACGGCAACCTCGCGCTGCGGGAGCAGATCGCCCGCCTATCACTGGACTCCGGCTGCCAACTGGACCCCGGCGACCTGATCGTCACCACAGGCTGTCACGAAGCGTTGTCCGTCAGCATCCGCGCCACCTGCGAACAAGGCGACATCGTCGCGGTGGATTCACCCAGCTTTCACGGGGCCATGCAAACCCTCAAGGGCCTGGGCATGAAGGCCCTGGAAATCCCCACCGATCCGCTGACCGGCATCAGCCTGGACGCATTGGAACTGGCGCTGGAACAATGGCCAATCAAAGCCATACAGTTGACCCCCAGTTGCAATAATCCGCTGGGCTACATCATGCCCGAGGCCAACAAGCGCGCCCTGCTGACCCTGGCGCAGCGCTTCGACGTGGCGATTATCGAAGACGATGTGTATGGGGAATTGGCCTACACCTACCCGCGACCACGCACCATCAAGTCTTTCGACGAAGACGGCCGCGTCCTACTCTGCAGTTCTTTCTCCAAGACCCTGGCACCGGGCCTGCGAATTGGCTGGGTCGCACCGGGCCGATACCTGGAGCGGGTACTGCACATGAAATACATCAGCACGGGCTCCACCGCGCCACAACCGCAGATCGCCATCGCCGAATTCCTGAAAGGCGGGCATTTCGAACCTCATTTACGGCGGATGCGCACACAATACCAGCGCAATCGCGATGTGATGATCGACTGGGTCAGCCGCTATTTTCCGCCGGGTACCCGCGCCAGCCGCCCGCGAGGCAGCTTCATGCTGTGGGTCGAATTGCCGGACGGCTTCGACACGCTGAAGCTCAATCGAGTCCTCCTCGACCAAGGCGTGCAGGTGGCCGTCGGCAGCATTTTTTCGGCTTCAGGCAAGTACCGCAATTGCCTGCGCATGAACTACGCTGCCAAGCCAACGGCACAGATCGAAGAGGCTGTTCGCAAAGTCGGTGCCGCCGCCATCGCACTGTTGAACGAAACCCGATGCGACACCGTCTGA
- a CDS encoding cupin domain-containing protein: MDVGERLQSIRKLKGLSQRELAKRAGVTNSTISMIEKNSVSPSISSLRKVLGGIPMSMVEFFSEEILQEKPTQIVYKANELIDISDGAVTMKLVGRAHPSRAIAFLNEIYPPGADTGEEMLTHEGEETGILVEGRLELVVGVETFVLEAGDSYYFESTKPHRFRNPFDVPARLISAATPANF; this comes from the coding sequence TTGGACGTCGGTGAACGACTGCAATCCATCCGTAAACTCAAAGGCCTTTCCCAGCGTGAACTCGCCAAGCGCGCGGGCGTCACCAACAGCACTATTTCGATGATCGAGAAGAACAGCGTCAGCCCCTCGATCAGCTCGCTGCGTAAGGTCCTTGGCGGGATTCCCATGTCCATGGTCGAGTTTTTCTCCGAGGAAATCCTTCAGGAGAAACCGACTCAGATCGTCTACAAAGCCAACGAACTGATCGACATCTCCGACGGCGCCGTGACCATGAAACTGGTGGGCAGGGCACACCCGAGCCGGGCGATCGCCTTCCTGAACGAAATCTATCCGCCTGGCGCCGACACCGGTGAAGAGATGCTCACCCATGAGGGCGAGGAAACTGGGATTCTGGTGGAGGGGCGGCTGGAACTGGTGGTCGGCGTCGAAACTTTCGTGCTCGAGGCGGGCGACAGCTACTATTTCGAGAGCACCAAGCCACACCGTTTCCGTAATCCGTTCGATGTGCCGGCGCGACTGATCAGCGCAGCTACACCGGCCAATTTCTAG
- the dadA gene encoding D-amino acid dehydrogenase: MRVLVLGSGVIGTVSAYYLARAGFEVVVVDRQPAPAMETSFANAGQVSPGYASPWAAPGVPLKAIKWLLQRHAPLAIKATADIDQYLWMAQMLRNCTASRYAINKERMVRLSEYSRDCLDELRAETGIAYEGRSLGTTQLFRTQAQLDGAAKDIAVLKESGVPFEVLDRAGIARVEPALANVTDILAGALRLPNDQTGDCQMFTTRLAEMAVKLGVQFRFNQDIQRLDFAGDRINGVWIDGKLETADRYVLALGSYSPQLLKPLGIRAPVYPLKGYSLTVPITNPAMAPTSTILDETYKVAITRFDNRIRVGGMAEIAGFDLSLNPRRRETLEMIVNDLYPQGGDLAEASFWTGLRPTTPDGTPIVGATPFKNLFLNTGHGTLGWTMACGSGRLLADLMAKKKPQISAEGLDISRYGSKPQESAKHVNPAPAHQ, from the coding sequence ATGCGCGTTCTGGTCTTGGGTAGCGGCGTCATCGGTACCGTCAGTGCTTATTACCTGGCCCGGGCCGGGTTTGAAGTCGTCGTGGTCGACCGTCAACCGGCGCCTGCCATGGAAACCAGCTTCGCCAACGCTGGCCAGGTGTCGCCGGGTTATGCCTCGCCGTGGGCCGCGCCGGGTGTGCCGCTCAAGGCCATCAAGTGGCTGCTGCAGCGCCACGCACCGCTGGCAATCAAGGCCACCGCCGACATCGACCAGTACCTGTGGATGGCGCAGATGCTGCGCAACTGCACCGCCAGCCGCTATGCCATCAACAAGGAGCGCATGGTGCGCTTGTCCGAGTACAGCCGCGACTGCCTCGACGAGCTGCGCGCTGAAACCGGCATCGCCTACGAAGGCCGCAGCCTGGGGACGACCCAACTGTTCCGCACCCAGGCACAGCTCGACGGCGCCGCAAAGGACATCGCGGTGCTGAAAGAGTCCGGTGTGCCGTTCGAAGTGCTCGACCGCGCGGGCATTGCCCGGGTCGAACCGGCCTTGGCCAATGTCACCGACATTCTGGCCGGTGCCTTGCGCCTGCCTAACGACCAGACCGGTGACTGTCAGATGTTTACCACGCGCCTGGCGGAAATGGCCGTGAAGCTCGGTGTGCAGTTCCGCTTTAACCAGGATATCCAACGCCTGGACTTCGCCGGTGACCGCATCAACGGCGTCTGGATCGACGGCAAGCTGGAAACCGCCGACCGTTACGTCCTGGCCCTGGGCAGCTATTCGCCGCAGTTGCTCAAGCCCCTTGGAATCCGCGCACCGGTCTATCCACTCAAGGGCTATTCCCTGACTGTGCCGATCACCAACCCGGCGATGGCGCCGACCTCGACCATTCTCGACGAAACCTACAAGGTTGCGATCACCCGGTTCGACAACCGTATTCGCGTGGGCGGCATGGCGGAAATCGCCGGTTTTGACCTGTCCCTCAATCCGCGGCGACGCGAAACCCTGGAGATGATCGTCAACGACCTTTATCCTCAGGGCGGCGATCTGGCCGAGGCCAGTTTTTGGACCGGCTTGCGCCCGACCACCCCGGACGGCACGCCAATCGTGGGTGCCACACCTTTCAAGAACCTGTTCCTGAACACCGGCCACGGCACCCTCGGATGGACCATGGCCTGTGGTTCCGGTCGCTTGTTGGCGGACCTGATGGCGAAGAAAAAGCCGCAGATCAGCGCCGAAGGCCTCGATATTTCCCGTTATGGCAGTAAACCCCAGGAGTCTGCAAAACATGTCAATCCAGCGCCAGCTCACCAATGA
- a CDS encoding Lrp/AsnC ligand binding domain-containing protein, with amino-acid sequence MRTNTQTKRELDKIDRNILRILQADGRISFTELGEKVGLSTTPCTERVRRLEREGIIMGYNARLNPQHLKGSLLVFVEISLDYKSGDTFEEFRRAVLKLPHVLECHLVSGDFDYLVKARISEMASYRKLLGDILLKLPHVRESKSYIVMEEVKESLNLPIPD; translated from the coding sequence GTGCGTACCAATACCCAGACCAAACGCGAGCTGGATAAGATCGACCGCAATATCCTGCGCATCCTCCAGGCGGACGGGCGGATTTCCTTTACCGAGCTAGGGGAAAAGGTCGGCCTCTCTACAACGCCCTGCACAGAGCGGGTACGGCGCCTGGAGCGTGAAGGGATCATCATGGGCTACAACGCCCGGCTCAACCCGCAACACTTGAAGGGCAGCCTGCTGGTGTTCGTCGAGATCAGCCTCGACTACAAGTCCGGCGACACTTTCGAAGAATTCCGACGCGCAGTGCTGAAATTGCCCCACGTCCTGGAATGTCACTTGGTCTCGGGGGATTTTGACTACTTGGTGAAAGCGCGGATTTCCGAGATGGCTTCGTACCGCAAGCTGCTGGGCGACATCCTGCTCAAGCTGCCCCATGTGCGCGAATCCAAGAGCTACATCGTGATGGAAGAAGTGAAGGAGAGCTTGAACCTGCCGATTCCCGATTGA
- the alr gene encoding alanine racemase — MRPARALIDLQALRHNYQLARDVTGAKALAVIKADAYGHGAVRCAEALQDAADGFAVACIEEALELRAGGIRGPVLLLEGFFEADELPLIVEHDFWCVVHSLWQLEAIENAPLSKPITVWLKLDSGMHRVGLHPADYQAAYRRLLASGKVAKIVLMSHFARADELHDPCSTEQLAVFEAARQGLAAEISLRNSPAVLGWPQMPSDWVRPGIMLYGATPFDEPNTVASRLQPVMTLESKIICVRELPAGEPVGYGARFVTTQPTRVGVVAMGYADGYPRQAPSGTPVLVDGQRSQLVGRVSMDMLCVDLTPIPQAGLGSTVELWGKNILASDVAKAADTIPYQIFCNLRRVPRLYSGR; from the coding sequence ATGCGTCCTGCCCGTGCTCTGATCGACCTTCAAGCCTTGCGTCACAACTACCAATTGGCCCGCGATGTCACAGGGGCCAAGGCCCTTGCGGTGATTAAGGCCGATGCTTATGGACACGGTGCGGTGCGCTGCGCCGAGGCTTTGCAGGACGCGGCCGATGGATTCGCCGTGGCCTGTATCGAAGAGGCCCTGGAACTGCGGGCCGGCGGGATTCGTGGGCCGGTCCTGCTGCTGGAAGGTTTCTTCGAGGCCGATGAGCTGCCGTTGATCGTCGAGCATGATTTCTGGTGCGTGGTGCATTCGTTGTGGCAGCTCGAAGCGATTGAAAACGCGCCGCTGAGCAAGCCGATCACGGTCTGGCTCAAGCTCGATTCGGGGATGCACCGAGTCGGGTTGCACCCGGCGGACTATCAGGCCGCCTATCGTCGACTGCTGGCCAGCGGCAAAGTGGCGAAGATTGTGCTGATGAGCCACTTCGCCCGCGCCGATGAACTGCACGACCCTTGCAGCACCGAGCAACTGGCCGTGTTCGAGGCGGCCCGCCAGGGGCTGGCGGCAGAGATCAGCCTGCGCAACTCCCCGGCCGTGCTGGGCTGGCCGCAGATGCCAAGCGACTGGGTGCGACCGGGCATCATGCTCTACGGTGCAACCCCGTTCGACGAACCCAACACCGTCGCCTCGCGCCTGCAACCGGTGATGACCCTGGAATCGAAGATCATCTGCGTGCGTGAATTGCCCGCCGGCGAGCCGGTGGGCTACGGTGCCCGCTTTGTGACCACGCAACCGACCCGGGTCGGGGTGGTTGCCATGGGTTATGCCGACGGCTACCCGCGCCAAGCCCCCAGCGGTACGCCGGTGCTGGTGGACGGGCAGCGCAGTCAACTGGTCGGGCGGGTGTCGATGGACATGCTGTGTGTCGACTTGACCCCTATTCCCCAGGCCGGGCTCGGTTCGACCGTGGAGTTATGGGGCAAGAACATCCTCGCCAGCGATGTCGCGAAGGCTGCCGACACGATTCCTTACCAGATTTTCTGCAACCTGCGCCGGGTGCCACGGCTCTATTCCGGGCGTTGA
- a CDS encoding c-type cytochrome, which translates to MKMLAAPATVLALWAASAQAAPNDEIAKRLEPVGQVCVQGKECKGMEVVASAGGGAAKTPKDVIAKHCNACHGTGLLGAPKIGDKAAWKERADHQGGLDGILAKAITGINAMPPKGTCADCSDDDLKGAIKEMSGL; encoded by the coding sequence ATGAAAATGCTGGCTGCACCAGCAACCGTATTGGCCCTATGGGCTGCGAGCGCTCAAGCGGCGCCCAACGACGAAATCGCCAAGCGCCTAGAACCCGTCGGCCAGGTTTGCGTTCAGGGGAAGGAATGCAAGGGCATGGAAGTCGTGGCCTCGGCTGGCGGCGGTGCGGCCAAGACGCCGAAAGATGTCATTGCCAAACATTGCAATGCTTGCCACGGCACCGGCCTGCTGGGCGCACCGAAAATCGGTGACAAGGCTGCCTGGAAAGAACGCGCCGACCACCAGGGCGGCCTTGACGGCATCCTGGCCAAGGCCATTACAGGCATCAACGCCATGCCGCCTAAAGGCACCTGCGCTGATTGCTCGGATGACGACCTCAAGGGCGCCATCAAGGAAATGTCTGGCCTGTAA
- a CDS encoding YkgJ family cysteine cluster protein, with amino-acid sequence MSCNSQKIRTLRQQIPSFECVPGCHDCCGPVTTSPEEMARLPRKSRAEQDAAMEALDCVHLGPNGCTVYDERPLICRLFGTTATLPCPNGRRPVELIHPRVEQQIHEYMAANRQVLV; translated from the coding sequence ATGAGCTGCAACAGTCAAAAAATTCGTACGCTGCGCCAACAGATTCCCTCGTTCGAGTGCGTACCGGGTTGCCATGACTGCTGTGGTCCGGTGACCACTTCGCCCGAAGAAATGGCCCGCTTGCCGCGAAAAAGTCGCGCCGAACAGGACGCGGCCATGGAGGCGCTCGATTGCGTGCACCTGGGGCCGAACGGCTGCACGGTGTATGACGAGCGGCCGCTGATCTGCCGGCTATTCGGCACCACTGCGACGCTGCCGTGCCCCAACGGACGGCGGCCGGTAGAGCTGATCCATCCGCGGGTCGAGCAGCAAATCCATGAATACATGGCTGCCAATCGCCAGGTCCTGGTTTAG
- a CDS encoding acetyl-CoA hydrolase/transferase C-terminal domain-containing protein: MVQLCSIEQAVDDVLERLPAHIHLGMPLGLGKPNLFANALYRRIAQLPERQLTIYTALSLGRPKLGDGLQKRFLEPFVERVFGDYPELDYLADLHQDSLPTNIRVEQFFMQPGSLLHSTSAQQSYVSSNYSHAARDINAAGLNLVAQLVASDPEHPDRLSLSCNPDITLDLLPMIAKRRAAGETILMVGQVHSDLPYMPGDAEIGIDGFDLLIDEKDNHTLFSTPNMPVGFQDHLIGLHASTLVRDGGTLQIGIGAMGDALTAALLARQADNAGYQALLADLNLSQWAQLIEREGGVEPFAKGLYGCSEMFVNGLLVLADAGIIRRKVYPDVPTQEQANAGTLDEAAQPDGICVHGGFFLGPCSFYERLRELPQNRRLEFNMTRISYINELYGQEQLKRLQRLDARFINTVFTMTLMGAGVADQLEDGRVLSGVGGQYNFVAQGHALEGGRSILLLRSWREAGGEISSNIVWQYGHCTIPRHLRDIVVTEYGIADLRGKNDAAVIEALLNISDSRFQPGLIEQAQKAGKLPKDFRLDPRFADNTSERLQAIQARHPNLFPEYPLGCDFDDVERDLLRALNWLKSKFKLTEILELGKAALDAPEPWEFAGHLERMQLTSPEGLKDELFQRLLLAGLKATTI; the protein is encoded by the coding sequence ATGGTGCAGTTGTGTTCAATCGAACAGGCGGTGGACGACGTACTCGAGCGCCTGCCCGCGCATATTCACCTCGGCATGCCCCTGGGATTGGGCAAACCCAACTTGTTTGCCAACGCGCTGTACCGGCGTATCGCACAATTGCCTGAACGCCAACTGACCATTTATACGGCCTTGAGCCTGGGCCGGCCGAAGCTGGGCGATGGGTTGCAGAAGCGCTTTCTCGAGCCCTTCGTCGAGCGCGTCTTCGGTGACTACCCCGAACTGGATTACCTTGCCGACCTGCATCAGGACAGCCTGCCGACCAACATCCGGGTCGAGCAATTCTTCATGCAGCCCGGCAGCCTGCTGCACAGTACATCGGCCCAGCAGAGCTATGTCAGCAGCAACTACAGCCACGCTGCCCGGGACATCAACGCGGCCGGCTTGAACCTGGTGGCGCAACTGGTGGCCAGTGACCCCGAGCATCCGGATCGCCTGAGCCTGAGCTGCAACCCGGACATTACCCTCGACCTGTTGCCGATGATCGCCAAGCGTCGCGCGGCCGGGGAGACCATCCTGATGGTGGGCCAGGTTCACAGCGATTTGCCTTATATGCCGGGGGACGCGGAGATCGGCATCGACGGTTTCGACCTGTTGATCGATGAGAAGGACAACCACACGTTGTTTTCCACACCGAACATGCCGGTGGGGTTCCAGGATCATCTGATCGGCCTGCACGCCAGTACCCTGGTGCGCGACGGTGGGACGCTGCAGATCGGCATCGGCGCCATGGGCGACGCGTTGACGGCGGCGCTGCTGGCGCGCCAGGCCGATAACGCCGGCTACCAGGCCTTGCTGGCCGACCTGAATCTCAGTCAGTGGGCACAATTGATCGAGCGCGAAGGCGGGGTCGAACCGTTTGCCAAGGGGCTGTACGGTTGCAGTGAGATGTTCGTCAACGGCCTGTTGGTACTGGCGGACGCGGGGATCATCCGACGCAAGGTCTACCCCGATGTTCCGACCCAGGAGCAGGCCAACGCCGGAACCCTCGACGAGGCGGCGCAACCCGACGGCATCTGCGTACATGGCGGCTTTTTCCTCGGCCCGTGCAGTTTTTACGAGCGTCTGCGCGAACTGCCGCAGAACCGGCGCCTCGAATTCAACATGACCCGCATCAGTTACATCAACGAACTGTACGGCCAGGAACAACTCAAACGGTTGCAGCGACTCGATGCCCGTTTCATCAACACGGTCTTCACCATGACCCTGATGGGGGCCGGGGTGGCTGATCAGTTGGAAGATGGGCGGGTACTCAGCGGCGTAGGCGGGCAGTACAACTTCGTTGCCCAGGGCCATGCGCTGGAAGGCGGGCGTTCGATCCTGCTCTTGCGCAGCTGGCGTGAGGCGGGCGGCGAGATCAGCTCGAACATCGTCTGGCAGTACGGCCATTGCACGATTCCCCGGCACCTGCGGGACATCGTGGTAACCGAGTACGGCATCGCCGACCTGCGGGGCAAGAACGATGCCGCGGTGATCGAGGCGTTGCTCAACATCAGCGATTCACGCTTCCAGCCGGGGCTGATCGAGCAGGCGCAAAAAGCCGGTAAGTTGCCGAAGGATTTTCGTCTCGATCCGCGGTTCGCCGACAACACCTCGGAGCGTTTGCAGGCGATCCAGGCGCGGCACCCGAACCTGTTTCCGGAGTACCCGCTGGGCTGCGATTTTGACGACGTAGAGCGAGACCTGTTGCGGGCGCTGAACTGGCTCAAGAGCAAGTTCAAGCTCACCGAGATCCTGGAACTGGGCAAAGCCGCCCTCGACGCCCCGGAGCCATGGGAGTTCGCCGGGCATCTGGAGCGGATGCAGCTGACCAGCCCTGAGGGGCTGAAGGACGAGTTGTTTCAGCGCTTGTTGCTGGCCGGTCTCAAGGCCACGACTATTTAG